A genome region from Gardnerella vaginalis includes the following:
- a CDS encoding lipid II:glycine glycyltransferase FemX, with the protein MPILDKNDSSKVQEYEEFIKHSPYGNAMQDMRWADVKSNWISEYVYLEENGKITAAMSVLGIKAVDDKMFLYAPHGPVSDFYDIETTKKLIEEAKPLIEKYNAFLLRMDPCVQNDQDLVNMYREQGFTFRSDGEKLHSFSNPRYEMMLDLEGKSTDDLLAGFSAMTRRHIRASLKAGVTSRWSRSQEDIDKFYELTEIMAKRHGITYRPKEYFERLLAAYPEMRIYSTDYEGKTIACMIGLPYNGELWYMYGATATMQGKVSPGYLSIWDLIQWAHELGMKYFNMGGVFSLDVSDGLYFFKYGFCKATDPFIWIGELDIVADEDAYSKFVNR; encoded by the coding sequence ATGCCGATACTTGATAAAAATGATTCTTCTAAAGTCCAAGAGTATGAGGAATTCATAAAGCATTCGCCTTACGGAAACGCTATGCAAGACATGCGTTGGGCAGATGTGAAAAGCAACTGGATTAGTGAATATGTTTATCTAGAAGAAAACGGTAAGATCACGGCAGCGATGTCTGTTCTCGGCATAAAAGCTGTTGATGATAAAATGTTCCTCTATGCTCCTCATGGGCCAGTAAGTGATTTTTATGATATAGAAACCACTAAGAAGCTAATTGAAGAAGCTAAGCCCCTTATTGAAAAGTACAATGCGTTTTTGCTGCGAATGGATCCTTGCGTTCAAAACGATCAAGATCTTGTTAATATGTATAGAGAGCAAGGCTTTACTTTTAGGAGCGATGGGGAAAAACTTCACTCTTTCTCCAATCCTCGCTATGAGATGATGCTAGACCTTGAGGGTAAGTCTACGGATGATCTTCTTGCTGGGTTTAGTGCAATGACAAGAAGGCATATAAGGGCTTCTTTAAAAGCTGGCGTTACATCTAGGTGGAGTCGTTCTCAGGAAGATATTGACAAGTTCTATGAGCTTACTGAGATTATGGCAAAAAGACATGGTATTACATACAGACCTAAAGAGTATTTTGAGAGGTTGCTTGCGGCTTATCCAGAAATGAGGATTTATAGCACGGACTATGAGGGTAAGACTATTGCGTGCATGATTGGTTTGCCTTATAACGGTGAATTATGGTACATGTATGGTGCTACTGCGACCATGCAGGGCAAGGTAAGCCCAGGGTATTTGTCTATATGGGATTTGATTCAGTGGGCGCATGAGCTTGGAATGAAGTACTTTAACATGGGTGGGGTGTTCTCGCTTGATGTTAGCGATGGTCTTTATTTCTTTAAGTATGGTTTCTGCAAGGCCACTGATCCGTTCATTTGGATTGGTGAGCTTGATATTGTTGCAGATGAGGATGCATACAGCAAGTTCGTTAATAGGTGA
- a CDS encoding dihydroneopterin aldolase, whose amino-acid sequence MDTIKLSGIKPSDTDAFIGLYTRLSVDAVLSLDLRAAVAGDSTQTVDIAQISKRLSRVLDSCVQDDDIAKNSSICLELTAGRLLDSAMKSWLVKQAEITVNAQFKADFNDASYDLPNADGVSITIRRVADDVETSQIFGLANPTDASLFAAGQKEKLQDEKLKDESPDKSPATSDSNSSLNSVYSQSAYNPIVTTAVVSMQGEKSESTKFAMLDVITSLEQSKEPISTQLDGVSALYQVSSDRGEEYSAIIVVSSTMVEDDLARKIKEMQISQEQNLRLRILGTRQYGSDSSNTKTMDSDRLDSPLNAAQLEPWMQIEPDASIDGEPLAYKLAFAPDAARVGIYSERWIMGEC is encoded by the coding sequence ATGGACACAATTAAGTTAAGTGGTATTAAACCAAGTGATACTGATGCTTTTATTGGCTTATATACTCGCCTTAGTGTTGACGCTGTTTTGAGTTTAGATTTGAGGGCAGCGGTTGCTGGCGACTCTACCCAAACGGTTGATATTGCTCAGATTTCTAAAAGACTTAGCCGCGTTTTGGACTCGTGTGTTCAAGATGATGATATTGCTAAGAATTCTTCGATTTGTTTGGAGCTTACGGCTGGAAGGCTACTGGATTCAGCTATGAAATCTTGGCTTGTTAAACAGGCAGAGATTACTGTTAATGCGCAGTTTAAAGCTGATTTTAATGATGCTTCTTATGATTTACCTAACGCAGATGGCGTGTCTATTACGATTCGTAGGGTTGCAGATGACGTGGAAACATCGCAGATTTTTGGATTGGCGAATCCTACGGACGCGTCGCTTTTTGCGGCTGGGCAGAAGGAAAAATTACAAGATGAGAAGTTGAAAGATGAGTCGCCAGATAAGTCGCCAGCAACCAGCGATTCTAATTCTTCTTTAAATTCTGTCTATAGCCAATCTGCCTATAATCCAATTGTTACAACTGCAGTAGTGTCAATGCAGGGAGAAAAATCAGAGTCAACAAAATTCGCAATGCTAGATGTAATCACTAGTTTGGAGCAATCGAAAGAACCTATTTCAACTCAATTAGACGGCGTTTCTGCGTTATATCAGGTAAGCTCGGATAGAGGCGAAGAATATTCCGCAATAATAGTGGTATCTAGTACAATGGTAGAAGATGATTTAGCGCGTAAGATCAAGGAAATGCAGATTTCTCAAGAACAAAATTTGCGATTGAGAATTTTAGGCACGAGGCAATATGGATCTGATAGCTCAAACACAAAGACCATGGATTCAGATAGGCTTGATTCACCGCTAAATGCTGCACAATTGGAGCCATGGATGCAAATTGAGCCAGATGCTTCAATTGATGGAGAACCACTTGCGTACAAACTTGCGTTTGCACCAGATGCAGCGCGAGTCGGTATTTATTCAGAACGTTGGATTATGGGAGAGTGTTGA
- the ettA gene encoding energy-dependent translational throttle protein EttA, whose protein sequence is MAEFIYQMIKARKSYGDRVILDDVTLSFLPGAKIGVVGPNGMGKSTLLKIMAGLENVSNGEASITPGYTVGILQQEPPLDETKTVGENIKMAFGEIAQKVARFNQIGEEMANPDADFDALMEEMGKLQTEIDAANGWDLDSQLEQAMDALQCPDPDSPVSVCSGGERRRVALCKLLLEAPDLLLLDEPTNHLDAESILWLEQFLHKYEGAVIAVTHDRYFMDNVAEWICEVDRGQLYPYKGNYTTYLETKAKRMEIQGAKDAKLAKRLKNELDWVRSSPKARQAKNKARLERYDQMEQEARNSKKLDFSEIQIPAGPRLGSQVLEAKHIHKAFGDRVLIDDLSFTLPRNGIVGVIGPNGVGKSTLFKTIVGLEPLSGGELTVGDTVKISYVDQNRAGLDPNKNLWEAVSGGLDFIEVAGVEIPTRAYVASFGFKGSDQQKLTGVLSGGERNRLNLALTLKQGGNLLLLDEPTNDLDVETLESLENALLDFPGCAVVVSHDRWFLDRVATHILAWEGDDENPAKWYWFEGNFQAYEENKIARLGEEAARPHRLHRKLTR, encoded by the coding sequence TTGGCTGAATTTATCTATCAGATGATTAAGGCACGCAAGTCTTACGGGGATCGCGTGATTCTAGACGACGTTACCTTAAGCTTCCTTCCAGGCGCAAAGATTGGCGTTGTAGGGCCTAACGGCATGGGTAAATCAACGTTGCTGAAGATTATGGCTGGTTTGGAGAATGTCTCGAACGGCGAGGCTTCGATTACGCCAGGTTATACCGTTGGAATTTTGCAGCAGGAGCCACCTCTCGATGAAACGAAGACGGTTGGCGAAAACATTAAGATGGCTTTTGGTGAGATTGCGCAAAAAGTAGCGCGTTTTAACCAAATCGGCGAAGAGATGGCAAATCCAGATGCTGACTTTGATGCGTTGATGGAAGAAATGGGTAAGTTGCAAACAGAGATTGATGCTGCAAATGGTTGGGATTTGGATTCTCAGCTTGAGCAGGCTATGGATGCTTTGCAATGCCCAGATCCAGATTCGCCTGTTTCTGTGTGCTCTGGAGGCGAAAGGCGTCGAGTGGCTCTGTGCAAGCTTCTTCTTGAAGCCCCAGATTTGCTGCTTTTAGACGAGCCTACAAACCATTTGGATGCTGAGTCTATTCTTTGGCTTGAACAGTTCTTGCACAAGTATGAGGGTGCTGTTATTGCTGTAACCCACGATCGCTACTTTATGGATAATGTAGCAGAGTGGATTTGTGAGGTTGATCGCGGCCAGCTTTACCCTTATAAGGGTAATTACACGACTTACTTGGAGACTAAAGCCAAGCGTATGGAGATTCAGGGCGCTAAGGATGCAAAGCTTGCTAAGCGCTTAAAGAATGAGTTGGACTGGGTGCGTAGCTCGCCGAAGGCTCGTCAAGCTAAGAATAAGGCTCGTTTGGAGCGTTACGACCAGATGGAGCAAGAGGCACGCAATTCTAAGAAGCTTGATTTTTCGGAGATTCAAATTCCAGCAGGTCCACGCTTGGGCTCGCAAGTTTTGGAAGCGAAGCATATTCACAAGGCTTTTGGCGATCGTGTGCTTATCGACGACTTGTCGTTTACTTTGCCGCGTAACGGTATCGTTGGCGTTATTGGTCCGAATGGTGTTGGTAAGTCTACGCTTTTCAAGACGATTGTGGGCTTGGAGCCACTTTCTGGTGGAGAGCTTACAGTTGGAGACACTGTAAAGATTTCTTACGTGGATCAGAATCGTGCAGGATTGGATCCTAATAAGAACTTGTGGGAAGCTGTTTCAGGCGGACTTGATTTTATTGAAGTTGCAGGCGTTGAGATTCCTACTCGCGCATACGTTGCAAGCTTTGGTTTTAAGGGTTCGGATCAGCAAAAGCTTACTGGCGTGCTTTCTGGCGGTGAGCGCAACCGCTTGAATCTGGCTTTGACGCTTAAGCAGGGTGGAAACTTGCTTCTCCTAGATGAGCCTACTAACGATTTGGATGTTGAGACGCTTGAAAGCTTAGAGAACGCTTTGCTTGACTTCCCAGGCTGCGCTGTAGTGGTTTCACACGATCGCTGGTTCCTTGACCGCGTTGCCACGCATATTCTTGCATGGGAAGGTGATGACGAGAATCCTGCAAAGTGGTACTGGTTCGAAGGTAACTTCCAGGCGTATGAGGAAAACAAGATTGCACGCCTTGGTGAAGAAGCTGCTCGTCCTCATCGCTTGCATCGTAAGCTTACTCGCTAA
- the hpt gene encoding hypoxanthine phosphoribosyltransferase — MQIADIRDDIDYELISHEELMKRIREVAAQVSKDYENRDILLVAALKGAVNTLAVFSQELSLNAPMDFMSLSSYGSGTKSSGQITVREDLTTDVRGRNVLIVEDIVDSGKTLDWLVKELKSRGAASVKVFALLTKPARREVEVDITYVGFEIPDAFVVGFGMDYDEKYRNLDSIAVLKPSVYES; from the coding sequence ATGCAGATTGCTGATATAAGAGATGATATTGATTACGAATTGATCAGTCACGAAGAACTTATGAAGCGTATTCGTGAGGTTGCGGCTCAGGTTAGTAAAGACTACGAGAACCGCGATATTTTGCTTGTTGCAGCGCTTAAAGGTGCTGTGAACACGCTTGCTGTTTTCTCGCAGGAGCTTAGTCTTAATGCTCCTATGGATTTCATGAGTCTTTCTAGCTATGGCAGTGGCACTAAAAGCAGTGGTCAGATTACGGTTCGTGAGGACTTGACTACTGATGTTCGCGGACGGAACGTGCTTATTGTTGAAGATATTGTTGATTCTGGCAAGACTTTGGATTGGCTTGTTAAAGAGCTTAAGAGCAGGGGTGCTGCGAGTGTAAAGGTGTTTGCACTTCTAACTAAACCTGCTCGTCGCGAAGTTGAAGTTGATATTACTTACGTTGGATTCGAGATTCCAGATGCTTTTGTAGTTGGTTTTGGAATGGATTACGACGAAAAGTATAGGAATCTTGATTCTATCGCGGTTCTTAAGCCATCTGTGTATGAATCTTAA
- a CDS encoding helix-turn-helix transcriptional regulator, translating into MVSVNIRALRRSKKLTQQELAEALGVSRNSIVRYENGTSAISTRLIDKICDKFKVSFFDIVNEKELSASDKYDLNMKIEVLKERGALLLARLYKYEDSMNIQFDDSSNAWIAISDDLSDVINTKIYTSTNFEDINRYVGYLDGIERLLEYVSCNKNS; encoded by the coding sequence ATGGTTTCTGTGAATATTCGAGCACTACGTCGCTCAAAAAAATTAACTCAACAAGAGTTAGCTGAAGCATTAGGAGTATCTCGTAACAGCATTGTGCGATACGAAAATGGTACAAGTGCTATTTCAACTAGGCTAATAGATAAAATTTGTGATAAATTCAAGGTTTCTTTTTTTGATATCGTAAATGAAAAAGAATTATCTGCATCTGATAAATACGATTTGAACATGAAGATTGAAGTTTTAAAGGAGCGTGGCGCACTTTTACTAGCTCGTTTATATAAATACGAGGATAGTATGAATATACAATTTGATGATTCTTCTAATGCGTGGATTGCGATTAGTGATGATTTATCAGATGTAATTAATACAAAGATTTATACATCTACAAATTTTGAAGATATAAATCGTTATGTTGGATATTTAGATGGCATAGAACGTTTGCTTGAATACGTAAGTTGCAATAAAAATAGTTAA
- the ftsH gene encoding ATP-dependent zinc metalloprotease FtsH: MGASPMSPRGPMGGPMKSPLGGNGNNPFLPPNFGKNPNRNSGNNKNNKNKNDNKNQNGNDSQNDNNPDSRRKFFKSPWTWIVLLVILSVAGFQMFVHNSTQTIDTQDGLELLHKRSANYVEVIDNKQLVKLTLDKKYVKFDKRDKQKHDYGKDVQFYYTIAQSKTVVQDIEKAKPVNGWTVSMQSSSIISYLITSMLPILILLGLVWFMFGRMASAGGGMLGMGGGRGRGKLLEGQTPKTKFADVAGEQSAVEEVEEIKEFLKDPSRYKALGARIPRGVLLYGPPGTGKTLLARAIAGEAGVPFYAMAGSDFVEMFVGLGASRVRELFDEAKKNAPAIIFIDEIDAVGRRRGSGMTGGHDEREQTLNQLLVEMDGFDNDTNLIIIAATNRPDVLDSALLRPGRFDRQVAVEAPDLEGREAILKVHAKGKPFVPDVDLHMVAVRTPGFTGADLANVLNEAALLCARSGAQLIDNRAIDEAIDRVQAGPRKKSKGMALDELRNTAYHEGGHALVAAALHHTDPVTKVTILPRGRALGYTAVMPTSDRYSQSRNQLLDQMAYAMGGRTAEEVVFHDPTTGASNDIEKATAIARKMVVEYGFSSKLGAVKWMDADQDSSGSLDSLQSRKFSNKTAEVIDEEVHKLIETAHTEAWEIINNNRDVLDELVRQLLVKETLNEKELEQIFSKIRKAPERDLWLSNSDRPDSPLPPVEIPESLKRNIGVIKDDASDGDASDGNSSKDNTEDKSQADSTDENKSLK; encoded by the coding sequence ATGGGCGCTTCTCCAATGTCGCCTCGCGGACCTATGGGTGGACCTATGAAAAGTCCTTTGGGAGGTAATGGGAATAACCCGTTCCTTCCGCCTAATTTTGGGAAAAATCCAAATAGGAATAGTGGGAATAATAAGAACAATAAAAATAAGAACGACAATAAGAATCAGAATGGTAATGATTCGCAGAATGATAATAATCCTGATTCTCGTCGTAAGTTCTTTAAATCTCCTTGGACTTGGATTGTTCTTCTTGTGATATTGTCTGTAGCAGGATTCCAGATGTTTGTGCATAACAGTACACAAACAATTGATACGCAAGATGGCTTGGAGTTGCTTCATAAGCGTAGTGCAAATTATGTAGAGGTTATTGACAACAAACAGCTTGTAAAGCTTACGCTTGACAAGAAGTATGTTAAGTTCGATAAGCGCGATAAGCAGAAGCACGATTATGGAAAAGACGTGCAATTCTACTATACGATTGCTCAGAGTAAGACTGTTGTTCAGGATATTGAAAAAGCTAAGCCAGTTAATGGCTGGACTGTTAGCATGCAGTCTTCTAGCATAATTTCTTATCTGATCACATCTATGCTGCCGATTTTGATTCTGCTTGGACTTGTTTGGTTTATGTTTGGCAGAATGGCAAGCGCTGGCGGCGGAATGCTTGGAATGGGTGGCGGCCGTGGTCGCGGAAAGCTTTTGGAAGGTCAAACACCTAAGACTAAGTTTGCGGATGTTGCAGGCGAGCAGTCTGCTGTAGAAGAAGTTGAGGAGATTAAGGAATTCCTTAAGGATCCTTCTCGCTACAAGGCTTTGGGTGCGCGTATTCCGCGAGGTGTGCTGCTTTATGGCCCTCCAGGAACTGGTAAGACTCTTCTTGCGCGTGCTATTGCAGGCGAAGCTGGTGTGCCGTTCTATGCTATGGCTGGTTCGGACTTTGTTGAGATGTTTGTTGGTCTTGGTGCTTCTCGTGTGCGCGAGCTGTTTGATGAGGCTAAGAAGAACGCTCCAGCAATCATCTTTATTGATGAGATTGATGCCGTTGGTCGCCGCCGCGGTAGTGGTATGACTGGCGGACACGATGAGCGTGAGCAAACTCTTAATCAGCTGCTTGTGGAGATGGACGGCTTCGATAATGACACTAATTTGATTATTATTGCTGCTACGAACCGACCAGATGTGCTTGATTCTGCGCTTTTGCGCCCAGGTCGATTTGATCGTCAGGTTGCTGTGGAAGCTCCAGATTTGGAAGGCCGCGAGGCGATTCTTAAGGTCCACGCTAAGGGCAAGCCTTTTGTTCCAGACGTTGATCTTCATATGGTTGCTGTTCGAACTCCTGGATTTACAGGCGCGGATTTGGCTAATGTGCTTAATGAGGCGGCTTTGCTTTGCGCTCGCTCTGGTGCTCAGCTTATTGACAATCGTGCTATCGATGAGGCGATTGATCGCGTTCAGGCTGGCCCTAGAAAGAAGTCTAAGGGCATGGCTTTGGATGAGTTGCGTAACACGGCTTATCACGAGGGTGGTCACGCGCTTGTTGCTGCTGCTTTGCACCATACGGATCCTGTTACCAAGGTTACGATTTTGCCTCGCGGACGCGCTCTTGGATACACGGCTGTTATGCCAACTAGCGACCGCTATTCCCAGTCTCGAAATCAGCTGCTCGATCAAATGGCGTATGCTATGGGCGGCCGTACTGCGGAAGAGGTTGTGTTCCATGATCCAACTACTGGAGCTTCTAACGATATTGAGAAGGCCACTGCAATCGCTCGTAAGATGGTTGTTGAATATGGCTTCTCCTCTAAGCTTGGTGCCGTAAAGTGGATGGACGCTGATCAGGATTCATCTGGCTCTTTGGATTCTTTGCAATCGCGTAAGTTCTCTAATAAAACTGCAGAAGTGATTGATGAAGAAGTTCATAAGCTTATTGAAACGGCTCACACTGAGGCGTGGGAGATTATTAATAATAATCGTGATGTTTTGGATGAGTTGGTTCGTCAGTTGCTTGTTAAGGAAACGCTTAACGAGAAAGAGCTTGAGCAAATCTTCTCTAAGATTCGTAAGGCTCCAGAGCGCGATTTGTGGCTTTCTAATTCGGATCGTCCAGATTCGCCTCTTCCTCCTGTTGAGATTCCAGAAAGCTTGAAGCGAAATATTGGTGTTATTAAGGATGATGCCTCTGATGGTGATGCCTCTGATGGTAATTCTTCTAAGGATAATACTGAGGATAAGTCGCAAGCTGATTCTACAGATGAAAATAAAAGTCTAAAATAA
- a CDS encoding DUF3180 domain-containing protein: protein MKAYRTPWWYFVLGVLFGFVFGAFLVSITESSAISLSGAPWVVLAFMTIGGIVTFILTWQTHQYATAKPEEHKHLNMQLAVAALMLAKALGMAGAILTGWYAGQLFMCWPHANIPLYSNIIRECIIAGIVCLVDMIIGIVGEWMCQLPPEDGADASSGTSDRAQSAAAI from the coding sequence ATGAAAGCTTATCGCACGCCTTGGTGGTACTTTGTACTCGGGGTGCTATTCGGATTTGTATTCGGCGCATTCCTGGTGTCTATTACGGAATCAAGTGCAATATCGCTTTCTGGTGCGCCGTGGGTTGTTCTTGCGTTTATGACAATTGGTGGAATAGTTACCTTTATTCTTACTTGGCAAACGCATCAGTATGCTACCGCAAAGCCAGAAGAGCATAAGCATTTAAATATGCAGCTTGCTGTTGCAGCTCTTATGCTTGCAAAAGCGCTTGGAATGGCTGGAGCGATTCTAACTGGCTGGTATGCTGGGCAACTATTCATGTGTTGGCCGCATGCAAATATTCCGCTCTATTCCAACATTATTCGTGAATGCATTATAGCTGGAATAGTATGTCTTGTAGACATGATTATTGGTATTGTGGGTGAGTGGATGTGCCAACTTCCTCCAGAAGATGGTGCGGATGCATCAAGTGGTACTTCCGACAGAGCACAGTCAGCTGCTGCAATTTAA
- a CDS encoding zeta toxin family protein, which yields MGKCDFAMVIEDFSEEYFTHCLLRNLRSLQMYKHADLHPRAVLLGGQSGAGKTTIHIVKQKEFSGNIIILDADSYRTQHPHYCELLDKYGKESVKYTSAFSAKMVRSLIDELSSKKYNLIIEGTLRSVEVPSSTAKMLIDRGYRVSLAVIATKPELSWLSTLIRYREMYLEDPKSARATPKDHHDNIVNNIVDNLLKLEKSKIFDRIQIYKRDEKCIYDSDSYKNSPNITAASVLKEVLFGKKTIDEKKLICHAKNRLKELDKLIDKSL from the coding sequence ATGGGTAAGTGTGATTTTGCTATGGTTATAGAAGATTTTAGCGAAGAGTATTTTACTCACTGTTTGTTAAGAAATTTACGTTCTTTACAAATGTATAAGCATGCAGATTTGCATCCTAGGGCGGTTTTACTAGGTGGTCAAAGTGGTGCTGGTAAAACTACCATTCACATAGTAAAACAAAAAGAATTTAGCGGTAACATAATAATCCTTGATGCTGATAGCTATAGGACTCAACACCCTCATTATTGCGAGTTACTTGATAAATACGGTAAAGAAAGTGTTAAATATACGAGTGCTTTTTCCGCAAAAATGGTGAGAAGCCTAATTGATGAGTTAAGTTCTAAAAAGTATAATCTCATAATTGAAGGTACTTTGCGCAGTGTTGAAGTGCCTAGCAGCACTGCAAAAATGTTGATAGATCGCGGTTACCGTGTTTCTCTTGCTGTTATTGCAACAAAACCTGAATTGTCGTGGCTCAGTACACTGATTCGCTACAGGGAAATGTATTTGGAAGATCCTAAAAGTGCTAGGGCAACTCCTAAGGATCATCACGACAATATTGTGAACAATATAGTAGATAACTTGTTGAAATTAGAAAAATCGAAAATATTTGACAGAATTCAGATTTACAAGCGAGACGAAAAATGCATATATGATTCTGATTCGTATAAAAATAGTCCAAATATTACAGCAGCTAGTGTTCTTAAGGAAGTGCTCTTTGGCAAGAAAACTATTGATGAGAAAAAGTTGATTTGCCACGCTAAGAATAGGTTGAAGGAATTAGACAAGTTGATAGATAAAAGTTTGTAG
- the tilS gene encoding tRNA lysidine(34) synthetase TilS, which translates to MVYSPSWRKGIGEVKRCFDNLGLEVQGPQFLQHGQHLALPNAPIVLIACSGGRDSLALTALAVKVCASRGIRCAAVIVNHNMQEGSAKVAQNAANTVASLGVDKSLIFVKSVQVKDGEKGEESAARDARYTAIIGVAKDLGASAVLLAHTADDQAETVIIGLRDSAGLEAVAGMKNITVRCGIRFARPLINIRRLETTNICKDLGIEWWDDPTNGDLTQSDVELPKSYPLRSRIRHTLMPYISRFFATDMTLLLAKGAKFAQDDLDYINSQVDVIEKETILKQNYDSCAHEVKIAISPLAKQHTSIRRRIIARALTAAGIRFSSNHIESIDELITKWHGQKPVALPGGYAASRKSQTITICAHTPTCLSA; encoded by the coding sequence ATGGTTTACTCACCTAGTTGGCGTAAAGGAATTGGCGAAGTAAAACGCTGCTTCGATAATCTTGGGCTAGAAGTGCAAGGTCCACAATTCTTGCAGCACGGGCAACATTTGGCTTTACCAAACGCACCAATTGTGCTAATAGCATGCTCTGGAGGACGCGATTCGCTAGCATTAACAGCGCTGGCAGTCAAAGTATGCGCGAGCAGAGGTATTCGATGTGCGGCGGTTATAGTGAACCACAACATGCAAGAAGGATCCGCAAAAGTTGCACAAAACGCTGCTAACACTGTTGCAAGTTTAGGAGTAGATAAATCACTTATATTCGTTAAGTCTGTGCAAGTTAAAGATGGCGAAAAAGGAGAAGAATCTGCAGCAAGAGACGCTAGATACACTGCTATTATTGGCGTGGCTAAGGATTTGGGTGCATCCGCAGTTCTTTTAGCGCACACAGCTGACGACCAAGCAGAAACAGTGATTATAGGTTTACGAGACTCTGCAGGTCTGGAAGCTGTAGCTGGAATGAAAAATATTACGGTTCGATGTGGAATACGTTTTGCTAGACCGCTAATTAATATTAGAAGGCTTGAAACAACTAATATTTGCAAAGATTTGGGAATTGAGTGGTGGGATGACCCAACAAACGGCGATTTAACACAAAGCGATGTTGAACTGCCAAAGTCATACCCTCTTCGCTCAAGAATAAGACATACTCTAATGCCTTATATTTCACGGTTTTTTGCTACAGACATGACTTTACTACTTGCCAAAGGTGCCAAATTTGCACAAGACGATTTAGATTACATCAATTCTCAGGTTGACGTAATAGAAAAAGAGACGATTTTAAAGCAAAATTATGATTCTTGCGCACACGAAGTAAAAATAGCAATATCACCTTTAGCAAAACAACACACTTCTATAAGACGCAGAATAATCGCCCGCGCGCTAACCGCCGCTGGAATACGCTTTTCGTCAAATCATATAGAATCAATCGACGAATTAATTACAAAATGGCATGGTCAAAAACCTGTAGCGCTGCCTGGCGGATATGCGGCAAGCAGGAAATCACAGACTATAACTATTTGCGCGCACACTCCAACCTGCCTGAGCGCTTAG